In uncultured Ilyobacter sp., a genomic segment contains:
- a CDS encoding flavocytochrome c, giving the protein MKKLNDGKFYGSGIGYGGDIKLSLDIKDGKISKIDFLEHNETPVISDPAFDNVPSKIIEKNSILVPNVSGCSVSSRGIREAVKNALVEAGGDIETLENEILQSENLEKIAVGKNILKEKEEFDVVIVGAGGAGLAASISAAKKGASVVVLEKTAAVGGNTLVSMGGVNIPGNAAQRLKKLNDSHEVYFNDALTGGDGENNQELLKILSENALPTYKWLKEEVGVEFKEGELIHFGGHSVPRAAVFKGKYAVELITKLKKKALSLGVDIRTGVKAEKFIVKDSRVEGITASIGGSKVNFMGSKGVIMTTGGFSGNIEMRKKYNPELDERYKTTNQSGITGDGHVMCEEVQAGFVHMDYIQTFPISNPKTGALSHVGGSRFDGAILINKQGKRFVEELERRDVVSNGILSQEGGVAYLLWGQEIEKVANRTQSCKTEVAALKRENLFCQGDLKECADFMGIDTEAIVETLEKYNGFVASGKDEEFSRRGDLLPIQEGPYYIQAVAPAVHHTMGGVTVDDKNHVMDIEKRTIPGLFAAGEIVGGIHGTNRLGGNAITDILVFGKRAGENIMND; this is encoded by the coding sequence TTGAAGAAATTAAATGATGGAAAGTTTTATGGAAGTGGAATAGGATATGGCGGAGATATAAAATTATCTCTAGATATAAAAGATGGGAAAATTTCTAAAATTGATTTTTTAGAGCACAATGAAACTCCGGTGATCTCAGATCCGGCCTTTGACAATGTGCCCAGTAAAATCATAGAAAAAAACTCTATACTAGTACCAAATGTATCAGGGTGTTCTGTGAGCTCAAGAGGAATACGAGAAGCTGTAAAAAATGCCCTGGTTGAAGCTGGAGGAGATATAGAAACTCTAGAAAATGAGATCCTACAGTCGGAAAATCTAGAGAAGATAGCAGTGGGTAAAAATATACTAAAGGAAAAAGAAGAATTTGATGTGGTAATTGTAGGAGCTGGAGGAGCTGGACTTGCTGCCTCTATATCTGCTGCCAAAAAGGGAGCTAGTGTAGTAGTCCTTGAAAAAACAGCGGCAGTTGGAGGAAACACTCTAGTGTCTATGGGTGGAGTCAATATACCTGGAAATGCTGCTCAGAGGTTAAAAAAGTTAAATGATTCACATGAAGTCTACTTCAATGATGCCCTTACTGGAGGAGACGGAGAGAATAATCAGGAACTTTTAAAGATATTGAGTGAAAATGCTTTACCTACCTATAAATGGCTAAAAGAAGAGGTCGGTGTAGAATTTAAAGAAGGGGAACTTATACATTTCGGGGGGCACAGTGTTCCTAGAGCCGCGGTTTTCAAGGGGAAATACGCAGTAGAGCTAATCACAAAATTAAAAAAGAAAGCCTTATCTCTAGGAGTTGACATAAGAACAGGTGTCAAGGCTGAGAAGTTTATAGTAAAAGATTCTAGAGTAGAGGGAATAACTGCAAGTATAGGGGGATCTAAGGTAAACTTCATGGGAAGCAAGGGAGTCATCATGACAACCGGTGGATTCTCTGGAAATATAGAGATGAGGAAAAAATATAATCCTGAATTAGATGAAAGATACAAGACTACAAATCAGAGTGGAATAACCGGAGACGGTCATGTGATGTGTGAAGAGGTACAGGCTGGATTTGTGCACATGGACTATATTCAGACCTTCCCAATCTCAAATCCAAAGACAGGAGCCCTTTCTCATGTGGGGGGATCTAGATTTGACGGAGCCATCCTTATAAATAAACAGGGGAAGAGATTTGTAGAGGAGCTTGAAAGAAGAGATGTAGTTTCTAACGGGATTCTTTCTCAGGAAGGCGGAGTAGCTTACCTTCTCTGGGGACAGGAGATAGAAAAAGTTGCCAACAGAACCCAGTCTTGTAAAACAGAGGTGGCTGCCCTAAAAAGAGAAAATCTTTTCTGCCAGGGAGACTTGAAAGAGTGTGCTGATTTTATGGGCATAGATACAGAGGCTATAGTGGAAACTTTAGAAAAATACAATGGTTTTGTGGCTTCAGGAAAGGATGAAGAGTTTTCTAGAAGAGGAGACCTTCTTCCGATACAAGAGGGGCCTTATTATATACAGGCCGTTGCTCCGGCAGTTCACCACACAATGGGTGGAGTTACAGTTGATGACAAGAACCATGTTATGGATATAGAGAAAAGGACAATTCCAGGGTTATTTGCAGCTGGTGAGATAGTAGGAGGAATACACGGAACCAACAGACTCGGGGGAAATGCCATTACTGACATACTTGTATTTGGTAAAAGAGCCGGAGAGAATATAATGAATGATTAA
- a CDS encoding helix-turn-helix domain-containing protein — translation MLQNFDRVAESYDNVESDHLKILYYDLEKGYKDTYKSYGYYRLCTMFSGKKVVSINGENTFSYTPTEYVLLPPDSNVEFNIATHTKAVVYEINGHVIDKISQRMGQEFSSNDKIIKKSYSKELLNVLKSLNLNMYQKDKESRFFMDLHVQELVYRLMNDNKKDSLDGTYYNPAEIARDIIIKPGNEHLSIGEIAQMLRMSQSNLDYYFKKEFKTTPKRYQNQIKVERAKHLLKENNVTEVAMILGFDNISHFIGLFKMKYGLTPKQYIKQIK, via the coding sequence TTGCTGCAGAATTTTGACAGGGTAGCAGAAAGCTATGATAATGTAGAATCGGATCATTTAAAGATTTTATATTATGATTTAGAAAAAGGATATAAAGATACATATAAATCATATGGTTATTACAGGCTTTGTACAATGTTTAGCGGTAAAAAAGTAGTGTCTATCAATGGTGAAAATACTTTTTCATATACACCTACGGAATATGTACTATTGCCACCTGATTCCAATGTAGAGTTTAATATTGCTACACACACCAAGGCAGTCGTTTACGAGATAAATGGTCACGTCATTGATAAGATATCCCAACGTATGGGGCAGGAATTTTCTTCAAATGATAAGATCATAAAAAAGAGTTATTCAAAGGAATTATTAAACGTCCTAAAGAGTTTAAATCTTAATATGTATCAAAAAGATAAAGAATCGCGTTTCTTTATGGATTTGCACGTGCAGGAATTAGTATACAGACTTATGAACGATAACAAAAAAGATTCTCTGGATGGAACATATTATAATCCCGCAGAGATAGCCAGAGATATAATAATAAAACCTGGAAATGAGCATTTGTCTATCGGAGAGATTGCACAAATGCTTAGAATGAGTCAGTCCAACTTAGATTATTACTTTAAAAAGGAGTTTAAGACTACTCCAAAAAGATACCAAAACCAAATTAAAGTAGAACGTGCCAAGCATCTGTTGAAAGAAAATAATGTAACGGAAGTTGCAATGATACTGGGCTTTGATAATATATCTCACTTTATAGGGCTCTTTAAAATGAAGTATGGTCTGACACCAAAACAATATATAAAACAAATTAAATAA
- the yiaY gene encoding L-threonine dehydrogenase yields MAGFKFFMPSVNLMGPNCLEEAGRETKALGFKKAIIVTDKVLNKIGLVKKLEDVLTENGVSSVVYDDTQPNPTVTNVNDGLKLLKKEECDFVISFGGGSPHDCAKGIALVAANGGRINDYEGVDISEKPQLPLVAINTTAGTASEMTRFCIITDELRHIKMAIVDKHTTPILSVNDPLLMLDMPKSLTAATGMDALTHAIEAYVSTSATPVTDACAQKAIELISNNLKSAVENGKDEKARDMMAYAEFLAGMAFNNASLGYVHAMAHQLGGFYDLPHGVCNAILLPHVQEYNLSVAAGRLKDVAGFMGVDVSEMTDEEGAKAAIKAIKQLSKEIGIPSGIKELGAKKEDFDILAENALKDACGLTNPIQASHDEIVAIFKSSL; encoded by the coding sequence ATGGCTGGATTTAAATTTTTTATGCCTTCAGTTAACTTAATGGGTCCAAACTGTCTTGAAGAAGCAGGAAGAGAAACCAAAGCATTAGGTTTCAAAAAGGCAATAATCGTAACAGACAAGGTATTAAACAAGATCGGATTAGTAAAAAAATTAGAGGACGTTTTAACCGAGAACGGAGTTTCTTCGGTAGTATATGACGATACTCAACCAAATCCTACAGTTACAAATGTTAACGATGGATTAAAATTATTGAAAAAAGAAGAGTGCGATTTTGTTATCTCATTCGGTGGAGGATCGCCTCACGACTGCGCCAAAGGAATCGCTTTGGTAGCTGCAAATGGTGGAAGGATTAATGATTACGAAGGGGTTGACATTTCAGAGAAACCTCAATTACCCTTAGTTGCAATCAACACCACTGCAGGAACAGCATCTGAAATGACTAGGTTCTGTATCATCACCGATGAACTTCGTCACATCAAAATGGCAATCGTTGATAAACACACAACACCTATTTTATCGGTAAATGATCCGTTATTGATGCTTGACATGCCAAAATCATTAACTGCGGCAACTGGAATGGATGCACTTACTCATGCTATAGAAGCATATGTGTCTACAAGTGCTACTCCTGTTACTGATGCTTGTGCCCAAAAAGCAATCGAGTTAATCAGCAACAATCTTAAAAGTGCTGTAGAAAATGGTAAAGACGAAAAGGCTAGAGATATGATGGCTTATGCTGAATTCTTGGCAGGTATGGCATTCAATAATGCTTCACTTGGATACGTTCATGCAATGGCGCATCAATTAGGTGGGTTTTACGACTTACCGCATGGTGTTTGTAATGCAATCTTATTACCACACGTCCAAGAGTATAATTTATCGGTGGCGGCAGGAAGATTAAAAGACGTTGCAGGATTTATGGGGGTTGATGTATCTGAAATGACAGACGAAGAAGGAGCGAAGGCTGCTATAAAGGCGATCAAACAATTATCCAAAGAAATAGGGATTCCTAGCGGAATCAAGGAACTTGGAGCAAAAAAAGAAGACTTTGACATACTAGCTGAAAACGCACTTAAGGATGCCTGCGGATTGACTAACCCTATCCAGGCAAGTCACGATGAAATTGTAGCTATATTCAAAAGCTCTTTATAA
- a CDS encoding permease has product MKLIKRYKFFTITLLILIALFFVNHEMGVKAVGITVYSLKEMVLVIPPVFILLGLLDNWVPKETMVKYMGEDSGIKGVVLALFIGSAAAGPLYGAFPVAAVFMKKGVKFSNVIVFLGAWSTTKIPMFLFEMASLGSKFAFSRLVIDIFGIIIMARIVSNLIPEDEIKKIYINAENLI; this is encoded by the coding sequence ATGAAACTTATTAAAAGATATAAATTTTTTACCATTACACTTTTGATTTTGATTGCATTATTCTTTGTGAACCATGAGATGGGAGTAAAAGCCGTGGGAATAACCGTTTATTCCCTGAAGGAGATGGTCCTTGTAATCCCTCCTGTATTTATATTGCTTGGACTTTTGGATAACTGGGTTCCAAAGGAAACTATGGTTAAATACATGGGTGAAGATTCAGGAATAAAAGGAGTTGTACTGGCTTTATTTATAGGGTCTGCAGCGGCAGGACCTTTATACGGGGCTTTCCCTGTGGCAGCGGTATTCATGAAAAAAGGGGTTAAATTCAGCAACGTAATAGTATTCCTAGGGGCCTGGTCCACTACCAAAATACCTATGTTTTTGTTTGAAATGGCATCTTTAGGATCTAAATTTGCCTTTAGCAGGTTGGTAATAGATATTTTTGGCATAATAATAATGGCCAGGATAGTTTCAAATCTGATACCTGAGGATGAGATAAAAAAGATATATATAAATGCAGAAAATTTGATATAA
- a CDS encoding 4Fe-4S binding protein: MFSKQLIKSSKKKKNFYENYTWIIFLLMWILPIFDIRFGILGLVSMSMAVILSIFSKGKPHCAYFCPRGGGLQKILTRFSMGYKTPKFITNKITRYGFTLLLTVKVVSGIVKSQNIYQLGSAMYMGFVATSILAITMGILMKPRVYCGELCHAGNIAGFINQIKTKNK; this comes from the coding sequence ATGTTTTCAAAGCAATTGATTAAATCATCCAAAAAGAAAAAGAATTTTTATGAAAATTATACCTGGATAATATTTTTACTTATGTGGATACTGCCAATTTTTGACATAAGATTTGGTATTTTAGGACTCGTTTCCATGTCCATGGCAGTAATCTTATCGATATTCAGCAAGGGGAAACCTCACTGTGCTTATTTTTGTCCTAGAGGTGGAGGTCTTCAGAAAATTTTGACTAGGTTTAGCATGGGATACAAAACACCGAAATTTATAACAAATAAGATTACAAGATACGGCTTTACCTTACTTTTGACTGTGAAAGTGGTTTCTGGTATTGTAAAATCCCAGAATATATATCAGCTGGGATCTGCCATGTATATGGGCTTTGTAGCCACAAGTATATTGGCCATTACAATGGGGATACTTATGAAACCAAGAGTTTACTGTGGGGAGCTATGTCATGCAGGGAACATTGCCGGATTTATAAATCAGATAAAGACGAAAAATAAATAA
- a CDS encoding flavocytochrome c, whose product MTGKAHIFEGNIERWDETIDVIVVGSGFAGLTAAIEAHNSGASTLVLEKMNAAGGNSIISDGGIAAPGTELQKKYGFVDSPDMMYEDMMKAGLGINYPELVRVVVDNARDVFQWSVDYLEVEYLDRIDIFGGHSVHRCYTAKNITGATIIKKQMEKISELGIEVRFKSYLKNLVVDSNERVCGVVVREDYDYKDPEKGKDKYIKAEKGVILATGGFGADVDFRSSQDPRLTGKIGTTNKPFATSEVIKESINIGAMPVQLSHIQLGPWASPDEAGYGVGPMFSEYIVFQYGVIVDPATGKRFVNELADRKTLSDKLLSIGHPCIGIADSKAVREAGWNIDSGLKRKVVRKFDSLEEVADFYGISKEGIREAIDRFNENFKDGVDRDFGKPLIENSSPICEAPYYAMRLWPKVHFTMGGIRIDADARVISIEGDVIKGLYAAGEVTGGVHGASRLGSCAITECMVFGKIAGKNIVNQSKI is encoded by the coding sequence ATGACTGGTAAGGCTCATATTTTTGAGGGAAATATTGAAAGATGGGATGAAACAATAGATGTAATAGTTGTAGGTAGTGGTTTCGCTGGGCTTACCGCTGCAATAGAGGCACACAACAGCGGAGCTTCTACCTTGGTTTTGGAAAAAATGAATGCAGCAGGAGGAAACTCTATTATCAGTGACGGTGGAATTGCAGCACCTGGGACCGAGCTTCAGAAAAAGTACGGTTTTGTAGATAGTCCCGATATGATGTATGAGGATATGATGAAAGCGGGACTTGGGATAAATTACCCTGAACTAGTGAGAGTGGTTGTAGACAATGCCCGTGATGTCTTTCAGTGGTCAGTTGATTATCTAGAAGTAGAGTATCTTGACAGAATAGATATTTTCGGAGGACATTCGGTGCATCGTTGTTATACAGCAAAAAATATCACAGGGGCCACAATTATAAAAAAACAGATGGAAAAGATAAGCGAACTGGGGATTGAAGTAAGATTTAAGTCCTACTTGAAAAATCTAGTTGTGGACTCAAATGAAAGGGTCTGCGGTGTGGTAGTTAGAGAAGATTATGATTATAAAGATCCTGAGAAGGGTAAGGACAAGTATATAAAGGCAGAAAAAGGAGTTATTCTGGCTACTGGAGGCTTCGGAGCTGATGTGGACTTCAGATCCTCTCAGGATCCTAGGCTCACAGGAAAAATAGGTACCACCAATAAGCCATTTGCAACATCGGAAGTTATTAAGGAGTCTATAAATATAGGGGCTATGCCGGTTCAGTTGTCACACATCCAGCTAGGACCATGGGCATCTCCTGATGAGGCAGGCTACGGAGTGGGACCTATGTTTTCAGAATACATAGTATTTCAGTACGGAGTTATTGTAGATCCTGCCACTGGAAAACGATTTGTAAATGAGCTTGCAGACAGAAAAACTCTTTCAGACAAACTGCTCTCTATAGGACATCCTTGTATCGGTATCGCCGACTCAAAAGCTGTGAGAGAGGCTGGGTGGAACATAGATTCTGGCTTAAAGAGAAAAGTGGTTAGAAAGTTTGATAGTTTAGAAGAAGTGGCGGATTTTTATGGAATTTCAAAGGAGGGTATAAGAGAAGCCATAGACAGATTTAATGAAAATTTTAAAGATGGCGTGGACAGGGATTTCGGTAAACCCCTTATTGAAAACTCCTCTCCAATTTGTGAGGCACCTTATTATGCCATGAGATTGTGGCCTAAGGTTCATTTTACCATGGGGGGAATAAGGATAGATGCTGATGCCCGGGTGATAAGTATAGAGGGTGATGTAATAAAAGGTTTATATGCAGCAGGAGAAGTCACAGGAGGAGTCCACGGAGCATCTAGACTGGGAAGTTGCGCCATTACTGAATGCATGGTATTTGGAAAAATTGCCGGGAAAAATATAGTAAATCAGTCTAAAATCTAG
- a CDS encoding citrate:proton symporter, with amino-acid sequence MLLAVVGFLMLFVMMFLLFKGKTIPLVVFITVPVIAAFIAGFSVPEVVEFIKKGITKTSPMAVLFIFSVTFFGLMSDAGMFDAVVDKLVAKAGTNVVSIAVVTALVAIFSHLDGATVTTVLVTVPAFLPLYRKLNIRPQLLLLIVGAGMGVMNLLPWGGPVARASTVLGMDPNKLWHVMIPVQILGIVTTVTVAVLAAMREVKYHGAGVITHSEEVAVDEVEKKDDKEDLKRPKLLFFNFALTAGVLALLLIDIFPTYFVFMIGCCVALIVNYPDPKEQKRRVKAHAPAALDVSAVMLSAGIMVGVLGKSGMLEAMTKPLLVIIPSALASHLHILLGTVALPLGTMLGTDSYFYGLMPLAIEVGKNYQITGLTMAVAMMIGKNLALFISPLVPATFLGIGLADIELKDHLKYSFGWLWATGMVMLVFAVMIGMIGL; translated from the coding sequence ATGTTACTTGCTGTAGTAGGATTTTTAATGTTGTTTGTAATGATGTTTCTTTTGTTTAAAGGGAAAACCATTCCATTGGTTGTTTTCATTACCGTACCTGTAATAGCTGCTTTTATAGCTGGATTTTCAGTTCCCGAGGTAGTGGAGTTTATTAAAAAAGGGATAACTAAAACCAGTCCAATGGCTGTATTGTTTATTTTTTCAGTTACATTCTTTGGGCTTATGTCTGACGCCGGTATGTTTGATGCTGTAGTTGATAAACTAGTTGCAAAAGCTGGTACCAATGTAGTTAGTATAGCGGTTGTTACTGCTCTAGTGGCAATTTTCTCACACTTGGACGGAGCTACTGTTACTACTGTACTGGTTACGGTTCCTGCTTTCCTTCCTTTATATAGAAAATTAAACATTCGTCCTCAGCTTCTACTTTTAATCGTAGGTGCTGGAATGGGGGTAATGAACCTTCTTCCTTGGGGAGGCCCTGTAGCTAGAGCTTCAACTGTTTTAGGTATGGACCCCAATAAGTTATGGCATGTTATGATTCCAGTTCAAATACTAGGAATTGTAACTACTGTCACAGTAGCTGTTCTTGCTGCAATGAGAGAAGTTAAGTACCACGGAGCTGGTGTAATAACACATTCAGAAGAAGTCGCAGTGGATGAAGTCGAGAAAAAAGATGACAAGGAAGACCTTAAGAGACCTAAGCTTCTTTTCTTTAATTTTGCATTGACAGCAGGTGTACTGGCCTTACTTCTTATAGATATATTCCCTACTTACTTTGTATTTATGATCGGTTGTTGTGTTGCACTTATCGTTAACTATCCTGATCCAAAAGAACAGAAAAGACGTGTTAAAGCTCATGCTCCTGCAGCTCTAGATGTATCTGCAGTTATGCTTTCTGCCGGTATAATGGTTGGTGTTCTTGGAAAAAGTGGAATGCTAGAAGCTATGACAAAGCCATTACTTGTAATAATACCTTCAGCCTTAGCGAGTCATTTGCATATTTTATTAGGTACTGTCGCTTTACCACTTGGAACAATGCTTGGGACAGATTCTTATTTCTACGGTCTTATGCCACTTGCAATAGAGGTAGGAAAAAACTATCAAATTACAGGTCTTACTATGGCTGTTGCAATGATGATAGGAAAAAATCTAGCTTTATTTATAAGTCCTCTGGTTCCAGCAACATTTTTAGGTATAGGGCTTGCTGACATTGAATTAAAAGACCACTTAAAGTATTCTTTTGGATGGTTATGGGCGACAGGAATGGTTATGCTTGTCTTTGCTGTAATGATAGGTATGATTGGTCTTTAG
- a CDS encoding ATP-binding protein produces the protein MKKNSLKRFSFAIIFFIILIVGNISYRGFLNYQNTIMTQQIEHLLTSSKSIGKSLELYVDEKEKSLKDMTINLGRYLEKTDKELINDEILKTLEVFYHTQEKEVSELFYVSLDKKNTLSYPKVDSLVNYEVLYDELDYVRKNKKSYVGRPYLDSSDGFSFNMAEPVVVNSGIIGVIFGKIKLENMQELLVRPVKAGKHGYAVVTDIDGNILMHPVKSHIGGHVVKFREKKYPGLDLEELKGLLIKRKTEEEGSYIYNSYWWPQEKLERVKKINVFSRVQIGTEFWVVSIIISYDEIKEPIENYLYSSIIIASVIILIFSWVVFLTMRIIKNKEAYEMETSYLREINKSTEELRKKDAELHHRRKLETIGTMTGGIAHEFNNVLTPIMGYSELILRTLDPNIKSYDYAKSIYESSERAQEIIDQIRLFSGDKNIKIKYKVISINKVLRDALRFSETLFSTDIKILKDIKNEEWYLYANETQIHQVVLNLCTNAFNAMRGRDNGVLKISTDRVKYKNDEVLQRSKLIKRDYVKISFEDTGCGMDENTIEKIFDPFFTKKLSEKSNGLGLSIVQGIVRKHGGTINVFSEIGKGSRFDLYLPISTNKIADPDKNVENEDILGNESILIIDDDKDVAEMLENGLCDLGYQTAVITEGSEILKRFDYIKNNFKVVITDLAMPEINGIQLSKKVKMSKLEIKVILMTAYSDEPLEEYMQEGVIDDYLMKPVSASQLSRSIRGLMDNI, from the coding sequence TTGAAAAAAAATAGTCTGAAAAGATTTTCATTTGCGATCATATTTTTCATTATCTTAATAGTGGGAAATATAAGCTATAGGGGATTTTTAAATTATCAGAACACAATAATGACTCAGCAGATAGAGCATCTTTTGACCTCGTCTAAATCCATAGGGAAAAGTTTGGAACTATACGTGGATGAAAAAGAAAAAAGCCTAAAAGATATGACTATAAATCTTGGACGTTATTTGGAAAAAACTGATAAGGAACTTATAAATGATGAAATTTTAAAAACTCTGGAAGTCTTTTATCACACACAGGAAAAGGAGGTTTCGGAGTTATTTTATGTGAGTCTAGATAAAAAAAACACTTTGAGTTATCCCAAGGTAGATTCTCTTGTAAATTATGAAGTTTTATATGATGAACTGGATTACGTAAGAAAAAATAAAAAATCATATGTGGGGAGGCCTTATCTAGATAGCAGTGATGGTTTCTCTTTTAATATGGCAGAACCGGTTGTTGTAAATAGCGGTATTATAGGGGTTATTTTTGGAAAGATAAAATTGGAAAATATGCAAGAACTTCTAGTTAGACCTGTGAAAGCTGGGAAACATGGATATGCAGTTGTTACTGACATTGATGGTAACATTTTAATGCATCCTGTGAAATCACATATAGGGGGACATGTCGTTAAATTCAGAGAAAAAAAATATCCAGGTCTCGATCTAGAGGAGCTTAAAGGGCTTTTGATTAAGCGGAAAACAGAAGAGGAAGGATCCTATATATATAACTCCTATTGGTGGCCTCAAGAAAAGCTAGAGAGAGTCAAGAAAATCAATGTTTTTTCACGGGTACAAATAGGAACCGAATTTTGGGTTGTCTCAATAATAATATCTTATGACGAGATAAAGGAGCCTATAGAAAACTATCTTTACAGCAGTATTATTATTGCTTCGGTGATCATACTCATATTTTCATGGGTTGTTTTTCTGACTATGAGAATAATAAAGAATAAAGAAGCCTATGAAATGGAGACAAGCTATCTAAGAGAGATTAATAAATCTACAGAGGAACTGAGAAAAAAAGATGCCGAACTGCATCATAGAAGAAAGCTAGAAACCATAGGCACCATGACCGGAGGAATAGCTCATGAATTTAATAATGTGCTGACACCTATCATGGGATATTCAGAATTGATTTTGAGGACTTTAGATCCAAATATTAAAAGTTATGATTATGCTAAAAGCATATATGAATCCTCTGAGAGAGCCCAGGAAATTATAGACCAGATAAGGCTGTTTAGCGGAGATAAAAATATAAAGATAAAATACAAAGTAATTTCTATCAATAAAGTTTTAAGGGACGCTTTGAGATTCTCAGAAACTTTGTTTTCTACAGATATAAAAATACTAAAAGATATAAAAAATGAGGAATGGTATCTCTATGCAAACGAGACACAAATCCATCAGGTGGTATTGAATCTCTGCACCAATGCCTTTAATGCAATGAGAGGGCGAGATAACGGAGTCTTAAAAATAAGTACCGATAGAGTGAAATATAAAAATGATGAAGTATTGCAACGAAGTAAGCTTATAAAAAGAGACTATGTAAAAATATCCTTTGAAGACACTGGATGTGGAATGGACGAAAATACAATTGAAAAAATATTTGATCCTTTTTTTACAAAGAAACTTTCGGAAAAAAGCAATGGTCTGGGACTTTCTATTGTTCAGGGAATAGTTAGAAAACATGGAGGAACAATAAATGTATTTAGTGAAATAGGAAAAGGCAGCAGATTTGATTTATACCTTCCAATAAGCACTAACAAAATAGCAGACCCTGATAAAAATGTGGAAAATGAAGATATACTGGGAAATGAGAGTATATTAATTATAGACGATGACAAAGATGTAGCAGAAATGCTTGAAAATGGCTTGTGTGATTTAGGCTATCAGACTGCAGTCATAACTGAAGGAAGTGAAATTTTAAAAAGATTTGATTATATAAAGAATAACTTCAAAGTTGTGATTACAGACCTTGCAATGCCTGAAATAAACGGGATACAGCTTTCTAAGAAAGTAAAGATGAGTAAGCTAGAGATCAAGGTTATTTTGATGACAGCTTATTCAGACGAACCTTTAGAAGAGTATATGCAGGAGGGTGTAATAGATGACTATCTGATGAAACCTGTTAGTGCTAGTCAATTAAGCAGAAGTATAAGAGGATTGATGGACAATATTTAA
- a CDS encoding response regulator transcription factor, translating into MKNHEILIVDDDIKICNLIKEVLEPENINTTVATTGKEAQSLLISKTFDLIILDIMLEDTDGFQLMRNIQVEKIDTPIIFLTGKQQDYDKILAFGMGADDYITKPFSVSVLIARVKAHLRRGDRVKEIQLSSKKLVKEPFILNLDTYQLFKNGKEIFLSAKEIKIMKFFMENPNIIFTKDQLYEKIWNDVFIDNNSVRVYILNLRKKIEDNPQKPKYLKTAWGIGYKFTV; encoded by the coding sequence TTGAAAAATCATGAAATATTGATCGTCGATGACGACATTAAAATATGCAACCTAATAAAAGAAGTACTCGAACCTGAAAATATAAACACTACTGTTGCAACAACAGGAAAAGAAGCTCAGTCTCTTCTAATATCTAAGACCTTTGACCTGATAATCTTAGATATAATGCTAGAAGATACCGACGGATTCCAACTTATGAGGAATATCCAGGTAGAGAAGATAGATACCCCTATAATTTTTCTGACTGGAAAACAACAGGACTATGATAAAATTTTGGCCTTTGGAATGGGGGCAGATGATTATATCACAAAACCATTTAGTGTCTCTGTTTTAATTGCCCGTGTCAAGGCACACCTTAGAAGGGGAGATCGTGTAAAAGAAATCCAACTATCTTCAAAAAAACTGGTGAAAGAACCATTTATTTTAAACCTTGATACTTACCAGCTTTTTAAAAATGGTAAAGAAATTTTCCTATCTGCAAAAGAGATTAAAATCATGAAATTTTTTATGGAAAATCCAAATATAATATTCACCAAGGACCAGCTCTATGAAAAGATCTGGAATGATGTTTTTATAGACAATAATTCGGTTAGAGTTTACATCCTCAACCTGAGAAAGAAAATCGAAGATAACCCTCAGAAACCAAAATATCTTAAAACCGCCTGGGGAATCGGGTACAAATTCACAGTTTAA
- a CDS encoding DUF134 domain-containing protein: MPRFRKKRCCRVLDGERTFKPNGIKMRELEIVNINLDEFEAIRICDYENKNQIEASEIMGVSRATVQRLLQSGRKKIVDALLNNKAINIKNNYIDAEKEEEV; the protein is encoded by the coding sequence ATGCCACGTTTTAGAAAAAAAAGATGCTGCCGAGTACTAGATGGAGAAAGAACCTTTAAACCTAACGGAATTAAAATGAGAGAATTAGAGATAGTAAACATCAATCTCGATGAATTTGAGGCCATTCGGATATGTGACTACGAAAACAAAAACCAGATAGAGGCCAGTGAAATAATGGGCGTCTCTAGAGCCACCGTCCAGAGACTTCTCCAGTCAGGGAGAAAAAAAATCGTCGATGCATTGTTAAATAATAAGGCAATAAATATTAAAAATAATTATATCGATGCTGAAAAAGAGGAGGAAGTTTAA